The Magnolia sinica isolate HGM2019 chromosome 3, MsV1, whole genome shotgun sequence genome includes the window TTGGACCATATGCCACTTTTTTGCTTTAACCGTCCATTACATGTCAAGCTCCGGCTCAGGGCTAAATTATACCGAATGGGAAACCTAATAGGTTTGAACCCATGCCCAAGCGTCAAGGACCTAGTGGCCCAAGTCTATTTCACTTCactagaaaatgatgatttagaAATTCTTAAAGTATAGGACAGCTAAGAAAGTCCGTCATAAGCCAGAATGCAACCTTATCAATCCTTGACGAACAAGAGCCCGTGACGATACCCAAACCCAGCTTGATTAGGAACTCTACTAATTAATACTCAGGCTACCCTCATACAATCAAGCTCAGCATCAATTTACCCAAGCCCAATAATCAAAGTCCGAACCCGACTTTTATTCGACTAAGCCCAAAACCCTAGCACGGGCTGGTCCTGCCCATTTACATCATGGACTCATCCAAGTAGAGTCGGTTTGGTAGTGCCCGATCCGCTTCAATATACCACATGTCATGCCCCGAGTCACCCTCAAGTTGGACGAGTCCGGACCGAGCCGAACAAGTTCATGACCGGAACGCTGAATCTTTGGACCATGTTTACAGCCCAGTTGTTAGTTGtcataaaaagaagaagataataaaTATGAATCTTGCACAAGACACAGTAATTAAAAAAACATGCAAACCATAAGTACATGATACAATACAAGCACATACAtatatttgaatttatttatgaCTAGATTCTAAGGTTACATTGGCTTATTTTAATTTGCACCATAAAAGGAACATGTAGATAATGTGGCCTAAATTTCCTTAAACCAACTTCTAATATCCTCCTAATCAGATAACATTAAAAGACTCCTCTTCTCCTTAATTATTAAGGAATGCCTCCCCAGCCAATGCCGCCCCTACCTCCATCACCCCCACCGCTATTCCCGAAGCCACTTCCATAACCAAAACCAGATCCGCTACTTCCACTCCCTTTTCCACCTCCACCACCGCCGCCGCCACCACCACCTCCACTATGACCTCCTGGACCAGATCCCCTACCACTGCCAAACCCAAAGCCAGAACCACTCCCACCATCAGAACCGCCACCaccacctccacctccacctccacccTCACCTCCACCGATAGGAGAGGGTGGCTGTGGACTTGGTCCCTGAGAAGCTGGTGACTGTATCTGAGGAGGCTGGCCGGTTGGTGTTCGGGCGGAGAAAACAGCcatgaggaggaggaggaatgAGGCACATGCAAGAAAGAGACGCCCCATGTTTAGCTAAGTGTTgtggaagagagaagagaggtagTATTTATAGGCGTGGGAGAAGGGTGCACATGCAATCCTCGTTGTGGACGGTCCTTGAATAGGTCATGATCTTGGCAGCTTGTGTTTTTGGGACTTGAAAAAGTTGCCGGGAAACGTGTGTCCTGGTTAGGGTTTTCTACGTGCTTTATTATACA containing:
- the LOC131239013 gene encoding putative glycine-rich cell wall structural protein 1, with product MGRLFLACASFLLLLMAVFSARTPTGQPPQIQSPASQGPSPQPPSPIGGGEGGGGGGGGGGGSDGGSGSGFGFGSGRGSGPGGHSGGGGGGGGGGGGKGSGSSGSGFGYGSGFGNSGGGDGGRGGIGWGGIP